From Haemorhous mexicanus isolate bHaeMex1 chromosome 1, bHaeMex1.pri, whole genome shotgun sequence, one genomic window encodes:
- the FAM110B gene encoding protein FAM110B, whose amino-acid sequence MPTETLPTGSMVKPVSPAVTFTSAVPLRILNKGPDYFRRQAEPNPKRLSAVERLEADKAKYVKSQEVINAKQEPVKPAVLAKPPVCPAAKRALGSPTLKVFSNNAKTESGVQRENLKLEILKNIINSSEGSSSGSGHKHGPRNWPPHRADSTELNRHSFAESLKVYPTQGRSSPQESSSNVSRRLLDQSAETFLHVSHSSSDIRKVTSAKPLKAIPCSSSAPPLPPKPKIAAIATLKSPEIEAVESGCGVSRRPSLQRSKSDLSDRYFRVDADVERFFNYCGLDPEELENLGMENFARANSDIISLNFRSASMISSDCEQSQDSNSDLRNDDSANDRVPYGISAIERNARIIKWLYSIKQARESQKVSHV is encoded by the coding sequence ATGCCTACAGAAACATTACCGACAGGTAGCATGGTGAAGCCGGTCAGCCCCGCCGTGACTTTCACATCTGCCGTTCCTCTCCGCATCCTGAACAAAGGACCTGACTATTTTCGCAGGCAGGCGGAGCCTAATCCAAAAAGACTGAGTGCAGTGGAGAGGCTCGAAGCCGACAAGGCGAAATACGTCAAGAGCCAGGAGGTCATCAATGCCAAGCAGGAGCCTGTGAAGCCGGCGGTACTGGCGAAGCCGCCGGTCTGTCCTGCAGCCAAGCGAGCGCTGGGGAGCCCCACCTTAAAAGTCTTCAGCAACAATGCAAAGACTGAGAGTGGAGTCCAGAGAGAAAATCTGAAGCTCGAGATTTTGAAGAACATCATCAACAGCTCCGAAGGCTCCAGCTCAGGTTCAGGGCATAAGCACGGTCCCCGAAATTGGCCACCCCACAGGGCCGATTCGACAGAGCTGAACCGACACTCGTTTGCCGAGTCCTTGAAGGTTTACCCCACGCAGGGCCGGAGCAgcccccaggagagcagctccaaTGTCAGCAGAAGGCTCCTAGATCAGTCAGCAGAGACTTTCTTGCATGTCTCTCACAGCTCTTCAGACATTAGGAAAGTAACTAGTGCAAAGCCCTTAAAAGCAATACCCTGCAGTAGTTCAGCCCCACCTCTGCCTCCAAAGCCCAAAATCGCTGCCATTGCCACCCTGAAATCCCCAGAGATTGAGGCAGTGGAGTCTGGATGCGGGGTTAGTAGAAGACCCTCCCTGCAGCGGTCAAAATCAGACTTAAGCGACAGATACTTTCGCGTTGACGCAGACGTTGAACGATTCTTTAACTACTGCGGACTGGATCCTGAAGAGCTTGAAAACCTTGGGATGGAAAACTTTGCAAGGGCTAACTCTGATATTATATCCCTCAACTTTCGCAGTGCAAGCATGATTAGCTCAGACTGTGAACAGTCTCAGGACAGCAACAGTGACCTTAGAAATGATGACAGTGCCAATGACCGTGTGCCATACGGCATTTCTGCCATTGAAAGGAATGCCAGAATCATCAAGTGGTTATATAGCATCAAGCAAGCTAGAGAGTCACAGAAAGTGTCCCATGTGTGA